In Brachyspira pilosicoli, the genomic window GATGTGGCGGCTATTGAAGCATTAGATGCTGCTTTAAAATCTAGTAATGTTATTACACCTGTTATAACCTATATTGGAGGCGGTATAGTTACAATTAGTTTTTTTGGAGATGTTGCAGCTGTTAAAGTTGCTGTTGATTGCGGTGTGGCTGCCTCTCAAAGGGTTGGTATGGTTTTAAGTAGTACTGTTATAGCTAGATTAAGTGCAGAGGTGTTTGACACTATTTTTAAAGATGACTTCAACAAAGATAATGGTGGTAAAGAAGTAGATCTTTCCAATAGTATTGATAAAAAAATAGATTCTAATAATGATACTGTGAATACTACAAAACATAATAATGATGCTGTTGTTAATGAAGTAACAGATGTTTCAGAAGATAATGATGGCAGTGATTTAAACGACAATGTTATTAATATGG contains:
- a CDS encoding BMC domain-containing protein is translated as MEYAIGMIETYGDVAAIEALDAALKSSNVITPVITYIGGGIVTISFFGDVAAVKVAVDCGVAASQRVGMVLSSTVIARLSAEVFDTIFKDDFNKDNGGKEVDLSNSIDKKIDSNNDTVNTTKHNNDAVVNEVTDVSEDNDGSDLNDNVINMDGMLLDDNLIDESSDKKNPKKRKKKKK